The stretch of DNA ATTTTTCGATATTGCAATCAATAAAAAAGACGTAGATATTGGCTTTAACTATTACGAAGTGACAGCAAATGGGCAGGTGTTTCATCTAAATAACTATCGTAGCCGAGCTAGCTATGCAGATGATATGAGTGAAAGACTATTATTAGTCCCCAACACAAAACGTCGTGTTCCAATCGTTAACGCACGTTTTACTTCTAAGCTCATCAAAAAAGGCAGTAAAATCGTACTTGTATTGAATGTGAACAAAAATGAACAGGCCCAAGTAAACTTGGGAACAGGAAGACCCGTCAATTATGAGCATATTTCAGAGGCCGGCGAACCCCTGAATTTGAAATGGTATCTATCATCACAAATTAAATTACCCCTAAAACCATGGGTGAATAATTAATAGACTTGCCTTAATTATCGCACTCATGCCAATGCTTGATATGTTCGAGTGGGCATGAGCGACTTGATTTACGATTCACAAAAGCTACTAATATTTGACGATGTGGGACTTTAAGCAGTGCTCTTGGGATCCGAATAGCGTTATTTATAAAAAGATTGTCGCTGTACATTAATGCTATTCAACTTTATCTTTAAACTCACACAAGTCCTCAATAATACAAGCACCACACTTGGGTTTTCTTGCTGTACAGATATATCGGCCGTGAAGAATAAACCAATGGTGTAAATTAAACATAAATTCTGTTTTGTTAGGCGTGTTCTTTATTATTGCTTGTTCTGTTTGTTCGACCGTTTTGCCTTTGGCATAACCAGTGCGGTTTGCAAGGCGTTGGATGTGAGTATCTACTGCTAAAAAGTATCTACCTTCATTATCTTTTAGCCAACCAAACGCAGTATTTAATACGACATTAGCGGTTTTCCTTCCAACGCCTGGAAGGGCTTCAAGGGCTGCACGGTCCTCTGGTACTTGCGAGTCATGCAAGTCGACTAACATCTGACAGGTCTTGATGGTGTTTTCGGCTTTTGAATTAAACAGCCCAATTGTTTTTATATATTCTTTTAATCCATCAACGCCTAAATCAAGAATAGCTTGAGGTGTATTGGCGACAGGATAGAGTTTACGCGTTGCCTTGTTAACACTAACGTCGGTGGCTTGCGCACTGAGTAAAACCGCTATAAGCAACTCAAACGGCGTAGTAAATTCTAATTCGGTTGTTGGGTTGGGGTTTTCATCTCGAAGACGCGTTAAAATTTGATGACGTTTTTCTTTATTCATTTTCCCAAACCTTGTTGCCTTTTAGTTGCTTACCGTTGTGACTCGAGCACGCTCTACTTTTTTGGTTTCTTTTGATTTTTGATTTGCAGCTTGTTTCGCATCAATAACATTCTTTATCGCAATAATTAAGCCCATCCCAATAAACGCTCCTGGCGGCAAAATAGCTAATAAAAATTGCTGTTCAAATTCGAATATTTGTACTGTCATACCTTTGGCCCATTCACCAAATAGAAGATGAGCGCCATCAAATAACGTACCTTGTCCCAAAATCTCGCGAGCTCCGCCAAGAAACAGAAGAATAGCAGTGAAACCTAGTCCCATCATTAAACCGTCTAATGACGATTCTACAGGCCCATTTTTTGAAGCAAAGGCTTCTGCTCGACCAATAATGGCGCAGTTGGTTACAATTAATGGGATGAAAATACCTAACGACACATAAAGGCCAAAGGTGTAGGCATTCATTAATAATTGAATGATGGTAACAAATGACGCAATGATCATGATGAAGACTGGAATTCGTATTTCCTTGGTAACCCACTGCTTAACAAGGGAAATAGTTAAGTTTGAAACGACTAAGACGAGTAACGTTGCTATGCCAAGGCCAAGCGCATTGATGAACGTATTCGTGACGGCTAATAAAGGGCATAAGCCTAGAAGCTGAACCAGTGCTGGGTTGTTTGTCCAGAGACCATTACGAACGATTTCTTTCCATTCACTTGTCATATTAGTTTTTCACCTCAATGGATACGCACTCATTTGGCAACGAAAAAATATCATCAAATTGTTGTGATGTATTGAATATGCTTTGACGTAACTGATTGACGATTGCCCTAGGGGTAATTGTCGCACCAGTAAATTGATCAAACTGACCGCCATCTTTTTTCACGAACCATTTTGAATCAGATTCACTTTTTACGGTTTTACCGTTGAAGTCGAGCACCCAATTTGATTTTTCTAGTTCAATTTTATCGCCAAGCCCAGGAGTCTCTTGGTGAGCTATGGAGCGGACGCCTTGTACTTCGCCGGTGGCATTTATAGCGACCATCACTTCAATACGGCCGTTGTAACCTTGTTTTGTTTGGGTTTGAAATATAAGAGCGTACGGCTCGTCATTTAATGTAGCTCGGTAGACCTTGGACGGCTTATTTATCCCAGTAATACTCGCGTCGTTGATTGATGTACAGTTTTCTAAAGGGTTATTATCAAATTTGTCTTGGTTCAAAACTTGGGTTAGCTTTCGTAGAATATCTTGTTGCTTTTGCTCTTCTATAACTGGCGCGGTAATGATGTGGGTAACCGCAACAAATAATGTACAAACAGCTGCAAAAGCAGTGAGAAGCAATGCGTTTTTTTTACTTTTTATAAGAGCAATATTATTTTCTGTCATGTTATTTACCTCTTATGGCCGTAAACCGTCGGTTGCGTGTAATGGTCAATCAACGGAACACACATATTTGCAAGTAAAACAGCAAAGGCCACGCCATCCGGATATCCACCCCATTGACGAATAATAAATATAAGCGCGCCTATTATGGCACCAAAAACAAGCCGGCCTTTAGCAGTGGTAGAAGCCGAAACAGGATCCGTTGCAATAAAAAATGCTCCCAGCATTGTTGCGCCAGTAAACAACTGTTGTACAGGCGGGTAGGTGCTGTCTGCGCCAACGGCAGATGAAATAAAAGATAGCAAAAACAGCGTAATGAGAATGGAAAGTGGAATATGCCAACGAATAATGCCTTGTTTAAGCAGTAATAACCCACCTAGTAAATATGCGGCGTTTACCCACTGTGATCCGACTCCTCCATATTCACCATAAATTGGTAATGCTAACACCTCAGATACGGTTTGTTGCTGTGCCAATGATGTTTTAAATTGATCAAGTGGAGTAGCCATTGTGGTGCCATCTGCCAACATGCTAAGTTGCTGAAGGTTATAACCTTCAAAACTAAAACCGGTAAAGATGACCCAAGCAGTATCAGCAAGAGACAATGAGTGCAGTAACAGTGGCTGAATAGGTTGCCAACTCGTCATAGCAACAGGAAAAGAGATAAGCAGTACAACATAGCCCGCCATCGCAGGGTTGAAAAGGTTAAAGCCTAATCCGCCATATAGTTGTTTTACAATGATAATAGCGAAGGCGACACCAATCACACTTATCCACCAAGGTGCTAAAGGCGGAATACTAAGTGCTAGTAACACGCCTGTTAATACCGCTGAACCATCGGATAGTGTACGACGAATTCTTTTTTCTCGTAGGCTTAAAACAATAGCTTCACTAAGTACGGCTACCACAATACACAGTACAAGTTGAACAAGTGAGCCCCAACCATAAAAATATAATTGAGCGATAAACCCAGGAATCGTGGCATAACTCACCATTCGCATGACCTGGTTTGTTGTCATTCCCATGGCACCGTGTGGTGAGCTTTTAAACATGCTAGAAAATATAGTCATTAGGTATCACTTTTCGATTTTTTTGCTTTAGCTTTGGCTATAGCAGCTGCAACTTTTTGCTTTCGTATTTGTTCAGGTGTTAGTGCCTCTGGTTGGGCTTCTTGCAGAATATCACTTGATTCTGTCGCTTTAGTTTTAGTCTCTGAACTTTCAGCTTCTGAACTAACAGTGTCAGTAGCTGCTACTGTCTTGGGATCAGAGGCGACACTTTCTTGTTTTTTCTGTTTAGCTCTCGCAATCGCGGCCGCAACTTTTGCTTTACGCTTTTGCTCTTCAGTCAGCTGCTCATTGTCACGGTGATTAGCTTTCTCTTGTTTAGCTGTTTGTGTTGCCTCTGGAGTCTCTACTAGTGCAGAGTCTTCATCGTCCTGTTTTTCTGCTATTTGTTTTGCTGCTTTTTTGGCTTTCGCGCGAGCGATGGCTTCCGCTACCTTGTCTTTATTGGCATTAGGCACAACTTTAGCTTCTGAATCCGATACGTTTGCGGTGGAGTCATTTTGGCTTTGTTTTTTCGCTTTTGCTCTTGCCAGCGCGGCTGCAATTTTATCTTTCGCACTTGTGTCTTTTTCTAGAGCTTTGGCGCGTTTTTCTGCAGATGCCTTATGTTTTTCGAGTCGCTCTTGCTTCTCACGCTCCAAACGTTCCTGGCGTTGTTCAAATCGAATTCGTGCTTTCTCAGACTTGATTTTTTCTTGTTCTGCTTCTCTAATTTCAGCTTTGCTGGTTCGATAATACTGAACTAACGGGATTTGACTTGGGCAAACATAAGCACAAGCGCCGCACTCAATACAATCAAAGAGATTATATTCTGAGAGTTTGTCATGATCTTTGGCTTTCGCAAACCACTGAA from Psychrosphaera aestuarii encodes:
- the nth gene encoding endonuclease III; amino-acid sequence: MNKEKRHQILTRLRDENPNPTTELEFTTPFELLIAVLLSAQATDVSVNKATRKLYPVANTPQAILDLGVDGLKEYIKTIGLFNSKAENTIKTCQMLVDLHDSQVPEDRAALEALPGVGRKTANVVLNTAFGWLKDNEGRYFLAVDTHIQRLANRTGYAKGKTVEQTEQAIIKNTPNKTEFMFNLHHWFILHGRYICTARKPKCGACIIEDLCEFKDKVE
- a CDS encoding electron transport complex subunit E, which codes for MTSEWKEIVRNGLWTNNPALVQLLGLCPLLAVTNTFINALGLGIATLLVLVVSNLTISLVKQWVTKEIRIPVFIMIIASFVTIIQLLMNAYTFGLYVSLGIFIPLIVTNCAIIGRAEAFASKNGPVESSLDGLMMGLGFTAILLFLGGAREILGQGTLFDGAHLLFGEWAKGMTVQIFEFEQQFLLAILPPGAFIGMGLIIAIKNVIDAKQAANQKSKETKKVERARVTTVSN
- the rsxG gene encoding electron transport complex subunit RsxG, yielding MTENNIALIKSKKNALLLTAFAAVCTLFVAVTHIITAPVIEEQKQQDILRKLTQVLNQDKFDNNPLENCTSINDASITGINKPSKVYRATLNDEPYALIFQTQTKQGYNGRIEVMVAINATGEVQGVRSIAHQETPGLGDKIELEKSNWVLDFNGKTVKSESDSKWFVKKDGGQFDQFTGATITPRAIVNQLRQSIFNTSQQFDDIFSLPNECVSIEVKN
- the rsxD gene encoding electron transport complex subunit RsxD, translating into MTIFSSMFKSSPHGAMGMTTNQVMRMVSYATIPGFIAQLYFYGWGSLVQLVLCIVVAVLSEAIVLSLREKRIRRTLSDGSAVLTGVLLALSIPPLAPWWISVIGVAFAIIIVKQLYGGLGFNLFNPAMAGYVVLLISFPVAMTSWQPIQPLLLHSLSLADTAWVIFTGFSFEGYNLQQLSMLADGTTMATPLDQFKTSLAQQQTVSEVLALPIYGEYGGVGSQWVNAAYLLGGLLLLKQGIIRWHIPLSILITLFLLSFISSAVGADSTYPPVQQLFTGATMLGAFFIATDPVSASTTAKGRLVFGAIIGALIFIIRQWGGYPDGVAFAVLLANMCVPLIDHYTQPTVYGHKR